Proteins from a single region of Candidatus Caldatribacterium sp.:
- the rlmN gene encoding 23S rRNA (adenine(2503)-C(2))-methyltransferase RlmN: MKQNIVGMLPSDLISWFVERGEPSYRAKQVLRWVYEKRIASFQDMSDVPLELREELSTSFTLGTAYLAKEEVSADGTKKFLFVFPPGDSVETVAIPHRSWYTVCLSTQVGCPVRCPFCATGRVGFKRSLKGEEIVEEAWRVGQKEGRRITHLVFMGMGEPLLNYEALHRALQVFNSPEGFGISSRRITVSTVGVPEKIVQLGRDWPEVNLALSLHAPTDELRNFLVPLNKVYPIASLVRALRKYLRLTRRRVTIEYTLWQDVNDGREHALQLAKLLRGLLVHVNLIPGNRVPGTPFVPSSKKRLEVFATLLRKEGITVTVRRSRGHDIQAACGELYRIHGLEGEVGNDHCSAEWCHTAGN; this comes from the coding sequence CGGATCTCATTTCTTGGTTTGTGGAAAGGGGAGAGCCCTCGTACCGGGCAAAACAAGTTCTCCGCTGGGTGTACGAGAAGAGAATCGCCTCTTTCCAGGATATGAGTGATGTGCCTCTGGAACTCCGGGAGGAACTCTCCACATCTTTTACCCTTGGCACAGCATACCTTGCGAAGGAAGAGGTATCCGCCGATGGAACAAAGAAATTCCTCTTCGTATTCCCTCCGGGGGACTCGGTAGAAACAGTGGCCATTCCCCACCGGTCTTGGTACACGGTGTGCCTTTCAACCCAGGTGGGATGTCCGGTGCGCTGCCCGTTCTGCGCCACAGGAAGGGTGGGATTCAAGCGGTCGCTCAAGGGGGAGGAGATTGTAGAAGAGGCCTGGAGGGTGGGCCAGAAGGAGGGTCGGCGCATCACCCACCTTGTGTTCATGGGCATGGGAGAACCCCTCCTCAATTACGAGGCATTGCACCGGGCGCTCCAGGTGTTCAATAGTCCCGAAGGCTTTGGCATCAGTTCCCGCCGCATTACGGTTTCTACGGTGGGTGTTCCGGAAAAAATTGTGCAGCTTGGCCGGGACTGGCCGGAGGTGAACCTTGCTCTTTCGCTCCATGCTCCAACGGATGAACTGAGGAATTTCCTTGTCCCCCTCAACAAGGTGTATCCTATTGCATCCCTCGTGAGAGCACTGCGGAAGTACCTTCGTCTCACGCGCCGAAGAGTCACCATTGAGTACACCCTGTGGCAGGATGTCAACGACGGCAGAGAGCACGCTCTACAGCTTGCGAAACTCCTCCGAGGTCTTCTCGTCCACGTCAACTTGATCCCGGGAAACAGAGTCCCGGGGACTCCCTTTGTGCCTTCGTCAAAGAAGCGACTCGAGGTGTTTGCGACGCTTTTGCGGAAGGAGGGAATTACCGTTACCGTAAGAAGGTCCCGGGGGCATGATATCCAAGCTGCCTGTGGGGAACTCTACC